A genomic segment from Candidatus Poribacteria bacterium encodes:
- the pheS gene encoding phenylalanine--tRNA ligase subunit alpha translates to MKAELQAIQAEALEALKAVKTPDALESLRITYFGRRGKLTDVMKGMGKLSKEERPIIGKLANEVRATLTEAFEAAMQTLHRQQQEQQLESEAVDITLPGRKPAYGKAHPIMQTLERIEAIFGQMGFQVVTGPDIETEYYNFDALNTPADHPARDLHDTFYLTDGHLLRTHTSPVQIRAMENQKPPIRIIVPGKCYRVDYDVSHTPMFHQIEGLLVDTHATFSELKGVLTSFAQQMFGDQTQMRFRPHFFPFTEPSAEMDISCTVCQGKGCRSCGGTGWVEIMGAGAVDPAVFEAVNYDPDEVTGFAFGMGVERIANLQFRIPDIRVLYENDLRFLRQF, encoded by the coding sequence ATGAAAGCAGAATTGCAAGCGATTCAAGCCGAGGCACTTGAGGCTTTAAAAGCAGTGAAAACCCCAGACGCGCTTGAGTCGCTCCGAATCACATATTTTGGACGTAGAGGAAAACTCACCGATGTCATGAAGGGCATGGGGAAACTTTCCAAAGAGGAGCGTCCGATAATTGGCAAACTCGCAAATGAGGTGCGTGCCACGCTCACAGAGGCGTTTGAAGCCGCGATGCAGACCCTGCATCGTCAGCAACAGGAACAGCAACTTGAATCGGAAGCCGTTGACATCACACTTCCCGGACGGAAACCTGCTTACGGGAAGGCGCATCCCATCATGCAAACGTTAGAGCGGATTGAAGCGATTTTCGGTCAAATGGGGTTCCAAGTGGTAACGGGACCCGACATTGAGACCGAGTATTACAACTTCGATGCGTTGAATACACCTGCTGATCACCCCGCTCGCGACTTACACGATACCTTTTATCTAACTGATGGACACCTTTTACGCACCCATACCTCACCCGTTCAGATCCGAGCGATGGAGAATCAGAAACCACCGATCCGAATTATCGTGCCGGGGAAATGTTATCGCGTGGACTATGACGTATCGCACACGCCGATGTTCCATCAAATAGAAGGCTTGCTCGTTGATACGCACGCCACCTTTAGCGAGCTCAAGGGGGTTTTGACCTCCTTTGCCCAGCAAATGTTCGGTGACCAGACACAGATGCGTTTCCGTCCGCACTTCTTCCCTTTCACGGAACCGAGTGCGGAGATGGATATCTCTTGTACCGTCTGTCAAGGAAAAGGGTGTCGGAGTTGTGGCGGCACAGGATGGGTTGAGATCATGGGAGCGGGTGCTGTTGATCCGGCGGTGTTTGAAGCCGTGAACTACGATCCGGATGAGGTTACGGGATTCGCCTTCGGGATGGGGGTAGAAAGGATCGCGAACCTCCAGTTCCGCATCCCGGACATCCGCGTTCTCTACGAAAACGATCTCCGTTTCCTACGCCAATTCTAA
- a CDS encoding formylglycine-generating enzyme family protein: protein MKRACFTILVLTLILRNNFAISEVGTAAQQVIATIEWVSIPEGTFLMGSTREEAKAAYEDAKLRSSMLEQHTFDAELPRHAVYLSPYEISRYEITNAQYRAFIEATNRPTPRGHNGEETWADETLNGDTQPVVGVTWFDAQAFAEWIGGSLPTEAQWERVARGVEGRAYPWGDTPPKARQHANFARRYNRPMPVGQFPKGESPNGIADLAGNVWEWCLDEYSPTFYQQHNGGTSQNPINLRFRDMLRARVIRGGAWDVGRAFLRSSLRFKFYPLDSTHTIGFRVVRPRPEIKE from the coding sequence ATGAAACGCGCCTGTTTTACAATTCTCGTCCTGACTCTTATTCTCCGTAACAATTTCGCTATTTCCGAAGTTGGCACTGCTGCCCAACAGGTCATCGCGACTATAGAATGGGTCTCAATTCCCGAAGGCACCTTCCTGATGGGCTCAACCCGCGAAGAGGCGAAAGCCGCCTATGAGGACGCGAAATTGCGGAGTTCCATGCTGGAACAACACACCTTTGACGCTGAGCTGCCACGACACGCAGTCTACCTGAGCCCTTACGAAATATCGCGGTATGAAATCACCAATGCGCAGTACCGCGCTTTCATTGAGGCAACGAACCGTCCGACACCACGCGGGCACAACGGTGAGGAAACGTGGGCGGATGAGACACTCAACGGCGACACGCAACCCGTTGTCGGTGTGACATGGTTTGACGCGCAAGCGTTTGCGGAATGGATTGGTGGAAGCCTACCGACCGAAGCGCAATGGGAGCGGGTAGCGCGTGGAGTAGAGGGACGGGCATACCCGTGGGGAGATACACCGCCAAAAGCGCGCCAACACGCCAACTTCGCACGCCGTTACAATCGTCCGATGCCGGTGGGTCAGTTCCCGAAGGGAGAATCTCCGAACGGTATCGCCGACCTTGCCGGAAATGTATGGGAATGGTGCCTCGATGAATACAGTCCAACCTTCTATCAACAGCATAACGGTGGTACTTCCCAAAATCCGATCAATCTCAGATTCCGAGATATGCTACGCGCGAGAGTCATTCGAGGCGGCGCGTGGGACGTAGGGAGAGCGTTCCTCCGTTCAAGTTTACGGTTTAAATTTTATCCATTAGATTCAACACATACAATCGGATTTCGGGTCGTTCGTCCGCGTCCAGAAATAAAAGAATAG
- a CDS encoding CRTAC1 family protein, with amino-acid sequence MPHLLSFILQIFLLLMFSPLGSAAPYFRDVTDAMGLDFQHINGFSAERRLVETMGSGGALFDFDNDRDLDLYLVQGNSLSSSAASSSTNRLYRNDAGVFVDITTSANVGDIGYGLGAVAADYDSDGYRDLYVTNLGENVLYRNNGDGTFTDVTGHAQVGCPLLSASAAFADIDRDGDLDLYVCNYVEYSLETDIPCRYKNSLRIYCGPNEYHGIADVLYRNNGDGTFTDITKSAGVYEPTTRGLGIVFTDVNNDGWVDIYVANDMSPNTLFINQGDGTFREEGVLRGVAYNGDGIANGSMGIDAGDYDNDGDIDLWVSNFALEANCLMQNDGDGYFEDVTFDTNLADPSFYSLGFGTRFIDFDNDGWLDLLVGNGHIWDNVEQIDTKQSYAQPVQLFHNQGGAAQNHIGFTEITAEAGLDKTPYVVRGMLFGDIDADGDVDVVLCQSNRPAVILSNEIGSENAWLTVKLIGADGNTDAIGAQVQLEVGGINLLREVICGASYLSGNDLCLTFGLGNALQINNLQIRWHNGTVQQLSQVPIRQIVTFSQD; translated from the coding sequence TTGCCTCACCTTTTGTCCTTCATACTACAGATCTTTCTCCTTCTCATGTTTTCACCACTCGGTAGTGCTGCCCCCTATTTTCGAGATGTGACTGATGCAATGGGACTTGACTTTCAGCACATCAACGGATTTTCTGCGGAACGCCGACTTGTGGAAACCATGGGTAGCGGTGGCGCGCTCTTTGACTTCGACAACGACAGAGATTTGGATCTCTATCTCGTTCAAGGCAATTCGCTCTCATCATCCGCGGCATCATCATCCACAAACCGCCTCTATCGAAACGATGCGGGTGTTTTCGTTGACATCACGACCTCCGCAAACGTCGGTGATATCGGCTATGGTCTCGGTGCTGTCGCCGCGGATTATGATTCTGACGGGTATCGCGACCTATACGTGACAAATTTAGGAGAAAATGTTCTCTACCGGAACAATGGAGACGGCACGTTTACCGATGTAACCGGACACGCACAGGTAGGCTGTCCGTTGTTGAGTGCGAGTGCTGCATTCGCTGATATTGATCGGGATGGCGACTTGGATCTCTACGTGTGTAACTATGTCGAATACAGTTTGGAGACCGATATTCCGTGCCGTTACAAAAATAGTCTACGTATCTACTGCGGTCCCAATGAATATCACGGCATCGCCGATGTGCTTTATCGAAACAATGGCGATGGCACGTTCACAGACATAACGAAATCTGCAGGAGTCTATGAACCGACGACGCGTGGTCTTGGTATCGTTTTCACGGACGTGAACAACGACGGGTGGGTGGACATCTACGTCGCAAACGATATGTCTCCGAATACACTTTTCATCAATCAAGGGGACGGCACTTTTCGAGAGGAGGGTGTGCTTCGCGGCGTTGCTTACAACGGTGACGGTATAGCAAACGGCTCAATGGGCATAGACGCTGGCGACTATGACAACGATGGCGATATCGACCTTTGGGTATCCAATTTTGCATTGGAGGCGAACTGCCTCATGCAGAACGATGGCGACGGATATTTCGAGGATGTAACGTTTGACACAAACCTCGCCGATCCTTCTTTCTATTCGCTCGGTTTCGGCACCCGCTTCATCGACTTTGATAACGACGGTTGGTTAGATCTGCTCGTCGGGAATGGACATATCTGGGACAACGTGGAACAAATTGACACGAAACAGAGTTACGCGCAGCCCGTGCAACTGTTTCACAATCAAGGGGGCGCGGCGCAAAACCACATCGGCTTCACCGAGATTACCGCTGAAGCGGGGCTGGATAAAACACCTTACGTCGTCCGCGGGATGCTCTTTGGGGATATAGATGCAGATGGCGATGTGGACGTTGTGCTTTGTCAATCCAACCGTCCTGCAGTCATTCTCAGCAATGAAATCGGCAGTGAGAACGCATGGCTAACAGTGAAATTGATAGGGGCAGACGGCAATACGGATGCAATCGGCGCGCAGGTTCAGTTGGAAGTAGGCGGTATAAATCTCTTAAGGGAAGTTATCTGTGGCGCAAGCTACCTGTCGGGCAACGATCTGTGTCTCACCTTTGGGTTAGGAAATGCATTGCAGATAAACAATTTACAGATCAGATGGCACAACGGGACTGTTCAGCAGTTAAGTCAGGTACCAATCCGTCAGATTGTCACATTTTCGCAGGATTGA
- a CDS encoding aminotransferase class V-fold PLP-dependent enzyme, producing the protein MAHNAKVQKLTSLLDKHQFYRDTCLNLIASENTPSPLVEELFDERLARRYGNYSGVDIYQRNYKGNRYIAEIEGYTQALAKELFGAAHVDFRPLSGNISGIATTFALAKPGDTALEVHNGHHYAQKLLSSPLKIELQSIPIPWDGRRSNIDLEATLELIAKHKPSIVNIGSGVFLFPQPVRELKNAMRQANPDAYLIYDASHVIGLIAGRRFQSPFDEGADVIISSTHKTLAGPQGGMVLTNDASIAERVARGVYPLLMSNHHLNRLPALAGTFIEWMECGKAQADAIVTNAKALGQALAERGVPMLGAELGFTESHTLILIVDKYGEGGALANHLEACHIIAGAAGLSPEVGTSGLRMGVQEVTRWGMTPTDAPDIAECIVAALSGGTPEELKPKVAEVARRFDRIQFTVD; encoded by the coding sequence ATGGCACACAACGCAAAAGTCCAAAAACTCACTTCACTTCTCGATAAACATCAATTCTATCGTGACACCTGTCTCAATCTCATTGCTTCAGAGAACACGCCTTCGCCGTTGGTGGAAGAACTTTTTGACGAACGGTTGGCACGGCGGTATGGGAATTATTCTGGTGTTGACATCTACCAACGGAATTACAAAGGCAACCGCTACATCGCTGAAATAGAGGGGTACACGCAGGCGTTAGCAAAGGAACTTTTCGGCGCGGCGCATGTCGATTTTCGACCATTGTCAGGGAACATCTCAGGGATTGCAACGACGTTTGCATTGGCAAAGCCCGGCGATACGGCATTAGAGGTTCATAACGGACACCACTATGCCCAAAAACTTCTCTCCTCACCACTGAAGATAGAACTGCAGTCGATTCCGATTCCGTGGGACGGACGACGTTCAAACATCGATCTTGAAGCGACGCTTGAACTCATTGCGAAACACAAACCCAGTATCGTCAATATCGGCTCTGGTGTATTTCTCTTCCCGCAACCCGTCCGCGAGTTGAAAAATGCGATGCGCCAAGCGAATCCAGATGCCTACCTCATCTATGATGCCTCACACGTCATTGGACTTATCGCGGGTCGACGCTTTCAATCGCCGTTTGATGAGGGCGCGGATGTTATCATTTCCAGCACGCATAAAACGCTTGCGGGACCGCAGGGCGGAATGGTTTTAACGAACGATGCCTCCATCGCTGAGCGAGTTGCGAGGGGTGTTTATCCCTTGTTGATGAGCAATCATCATCTCAATCGACTTCCAGCGTTGGCGGGGACATTTATAGAGTGGATGGAATGCGGTAAGGCGCAAGCAGATGCGATTGTTACGAATGCGAAAGCACTCGGACAAGCGTTAGCGGAACGCGGTGTTCCGATGCTCGGTGCCGAACTCGGTTTCACGGAGTCGCATACCTTGATACTAATTGTAGATAAGTATGGGGAAGGCGGTGCTCTCGCAAACCACTTGGAAGCGTGCCATATTATTGCAGGTGCGGCGGGATTATCGCCGGAGGTCGGCACATCTGGATTGCGTATGGGTGTTCAAGAGGTTACACGATGGGGCATGACCCCGACGGACGCGCCAGACATCGCGGAATGTATTGTCGCAGCACTCTCAGGTGGCACTCCTGAGGAACTCAAGCCGAAGGTCGCAGAAGTCGCGCGCCGATTTGACAGGATCCAGTTCACCGTCGATTAA